In the Corvus cornix cornix isolate S_Up_H32 chromosome 18, ASM73873v5, whole genome shotgun sequence genome, one interval contains:
- the LOC104695635 gene encoding myosin-1B yields the protein MSTDAEMAVFGEAAPYLRKSEKERIEAQNKPFDAKTSVFVVHAKESYVKSTIQSRESGKVTVKTEAGETLTVKEDQIFSMNPPKYDKIEDMAMMTHLHEPAVLYNLKERYAAWMIYTYSGLFCVTVNPYKWLPVYNPEVVLAYRGKKRQEAPPHIFSISDNAYQFMLTDRENQSILITGESGAGKTVNTKRVIQYFATIAASGDKKKEEQTSGKMQGTLEDQIISANPLLEAFGNAKTVRNDNSSRFGKFIRIHFGATGKLASADIETYLLEKSRVTFQLKAERSYHIFYQIMSNKKPELIEMLLITTNPYDYQYVSQGEITVPSINDQEELMATDSAIDILGFTPDEKTAIYKLTGAVMHYGNLKFKQKQREEQAEPDGTEVADKAAYLMGLNSADLLKALCYPRVKVGNEYVTKGQTVQQVYNSVGALAKSVFEKMFLWMVVRINQQLDTKQPRQYFIGVLDIAGFEIFDFNSLEQLCINFTNEKLQQFFNHHMFVLEQEEYKKEGIEWEFIDFGMDLAACIELIEKPMGIFSILEEECMFPKATDTSFKNKLYDQHLGKSSNFQKPKPGKGKAEAHFSLVHYAGTVDYNITGWLEKNKDPLNETVVGLYQKSSLKTLALLFASAGGAEAESSGGSGKKGAKKKGSSFQTVSALFRENLNKLMANLRSTHPHFVRCLIPNETKTPGAMEHELVLHQLRCNGVLEGIRICRKGFPSRILYADFKQRYKVLNASAIPEGQFIDSKKASEKLLGSIDVDHTQYKFGHTKVFFKAGLLGLLEEMRDEKLAQLITRTQAMCRGYLMRVEFKKMMERRESIFCIQYNVRSFMNVKHWPWMKLFFKIKPLLKSAESEKEMANMKQEFEKTKEELAKSEAKRKELEEKMVKLVQEKNDLQLQVQAEADGLADAEERCDQLIKTKIQLEAKIKELTERAEEEEEMNAELTAKKRKLEDECSELKKDIDDLELTLAKVEKEKHATENKVKNLTEEMAALDETIAKLTKEKKALQEAHQQTLDDLQAEEDKVNTLTKAKTKLEQQVDDLEGSLEQEKKLRMDLERAKRKLEGDLKLAQDSIMDLENDKQQLEEKLKKKDFEISQIQSKTEDEQALGMQLQKKIKELQARIEELEEEIEAERTSRAKAEKHRADLSRELEEISERLEEAGGATAAQIEMNKKREAEFQKMRRDLEEATLQHEATAAALRKKHADSTAELGEQIDNLQRVKQKLEKEKSELKMEIDDLASNMESVSKAKANLEKMCRSLEDQLSEIKTKEEEQQRIINDLSTQRARLQTESGEYSRQVDEKDALISQLSRGKQAFTQQIEELKRHLEEEIKAKNALAHALQSARHDCDLLREQYEEEQEAKGELQRALSKANSEVAQWRTKYETDAIQRTEELEEAKKKLAQRLQDAEEHVEAVNAKCASLEKTKQRLQNEVEDLMIDVERSNAACAALDKKQKNFDKILAEWKQKYEETQAELEASQKESRSLSTELFKMKNAYEESLDHLETMKRENKNLQQEISDLTEQIAEGGKAIHELEKVKKQIEQEKSEIQAALEEAEASLEHEEGKILRLQLELNQVKSEIDRKIAEKDEEIDQMKRNHLRIVDSMQSTLDAEIRSRNEALRLKKKMEGDLNEIEIQLSHANRQAAEAQKNLRNSQGVLKDTQIHLDDALRTQEDLKEQVAMVERRANLLQAEVEELRAALEQTERSRKVAEQELMDASERVQLLHTQNTSLINTKKKLETDIAQIQGEMEDTIQEARNAEEKAKKAITDAAMMAEELKKEQDTSAHLERMKKNLDQTVKDLQHRLEEAEQLALKGGKKQIQKLEARVRELEGEVDAEQKRSAEAVKGVRKYERRVKELTYQSEEDRKNVLRLQDLVDKLQTKVKAYKRQAEEAEELSNVNLSKFRKIQHELEEAEERADIAESQVNKLRAKSREMGKKAESEE from the exons ATGTCTACAGACGCTGAGATGGCCGTCTTTGGGGAGGCAGCTCCTTACCTCCGAAAGTCAGAGAAGGAGAGAATTGAGGCCCAGAACAAACCTTTTGATGCCAAGACCTCTGTCTTTGTGGTACATGCAAAGGAGTCCTATGTGAAGAGCACAATCCAGAGCAGGGAATCGGGCAAAGTCACTGTCAAGACTGAAGCAGGAGAG ACCCTGACCGTGAAGGAAGATCAAATCTTCTCCATGAACCCTCCCAAGTACGATAAAATCGAGGACATGGCCATGATGACCCACCTCCACGAACCCGCTGTGCTGTACAACCTCAAAGAGCGTTACGCAGCCTGGATGATCTAC ACCTACTCGGGTCTCTTCTGCGTCACCGTCAACCCCTACAAGTGGCTGCCGGTGTACAACCCGGAGGTGGTGTTGGCCTACCGAGGCAAGAAGCGCCAGGAGGCCCCTCCACACATCTTCTCCATCTCTGACAATGCCTATCAGTTCATGCTGACTG ATCGGGAGAACCAGTCCATCCTGATCAC CGGAGAATCCGGTGCCGGGAAGACTGTGAACACAAAGCGTGTCATCCAGTACTTTGCAACAATTGCAGCCAGTGGGGACaagaagaaggaggagcagACATCAGGCAAAATGCAG GGGACACTAGAGGATCAAATCATCAGTGCCAACCCACTGCTGGAGGCCTTTGGAAATGCCAAGACCGTGAGGAACGACAACTCCTCACGCTTT ggTAAATTCATCAGAATCCACTTTGGTGCCACAGGCAAGCTGGCTTCTGCTGATATTGAAACTT ATCTGCTGGAGAAGTCCAGAGTCACTTTCCAGCTCAAGGCGGAAAGAAGCTACCACATCTTTTATCAGATCATGTCCAACAAGAAGCCGGAGCTAATTG AGATGTTACTGATCACCACCAACCCCTATGACTATCAGTACGTGAGTCAAGGTGAGATCACAGTTCCCAGCATTAACGACCAGGAAGAGCTGATGGCCACGGAC AGCGCCATTGACATCCTGGGCTTCACTCCAGATGAGAAAACAGCCATCTACAAGCTGACAGGGGCTGTCATGCACTATGGGAACCTAAAGTTCAAGCAGAAGCAGCgtgaggagcaggcagagccgGATGGCACCGAAG TTGCTGACAAGGCTGCCTACCTGATGGGTCTGAACTCAGCAGACCTGCTCAAGGCCCTCTGCTACCCCCGAGTCAAGGTGGGGAATGAATACGTGACCAAGGGTCAGACTGTGCAGCAG GTATACAATTCAGTGGGTGCCCTGGCTAAGTCTGTGTTTGAGAAGATGTTCCTGTGGATGGTTGTTCGCATCAACCAGCAGCTGGATACGAAGCAGCCCAGGCAGTACTTCATTGGTGTCCTGGACATTGCTGGCTTTGAGATCTTTGAT ttcaacagcctggagcagctgtgcatCAACTTCACCAATGAGAAACTGCAACAGTTCTTCAACCACCACATGTtcgtgctggagcaggaggagtaCAAGAAGGAGGGAATTGAATGGGAGTTCATTGACTTTGGCATGGACCTGGCTGCCTGCATTGAGCTCATTGAGAAG CCCATGGGCATCTTCTCCATCCTGGAAGAGGAGTGCATGTTCCCCAAGGCAACTGACACCTCTTTCAAGAACAAGCTCTATGACCAGCACCTGGGCAAATCCAGCAACTTCCAGAAGCCCAAGCCTGGCAAAGGCAAGGCTGAGGCCCACTTCTCCCTGGTGCACTATGCTGGCACAGTGGATTACAACATCACTGGCTGGCTGGAGAAGAACAAGGACCCTCTGAATGAAACTGTTGTGGGGCTGTACCAGAAATCATCCTTGAAGACCCTGGCTTTACTCTTTGCCTCTGCTGGTGGAGCAGAAGCAG AGAGCAGTGGTGGCAGTGGCAAGAAGGGCGCCAAGAAGAAAGGTTCTTCTTTTCAGACTGTTTCAGCTCTCTTCCGG GAAAATTTAAACAAGCTGATGGCTAACTTGAGAAGCACTCACCCCCATTTTGTGCGGTGCCTTATTcctaatgaaacaaaaacacccG GTGCCATGGAGCACGAGCTGGTGCTGCATCAGCTGCGCTGTAACGGCGTGCTGGAAGGGATCAGGATTTGCAGGAAAGGGTTCCCCAGCAGAATCCTCTATGCAGACTTTAAACAGAG ATACAAGGTGCTTAATGCCAGCGCCATCCCCGAGGGACAGTTCATCGATAGCAAGAAGGCTTCTGAGAAGCTCCTTGGCTCAATCGATGTGGACCACACCCAGTACAAATTTGGACACACCAAG GTGTTCTTCaaagctgggctgctgggacTCTTGGAGGAGATGAGGGATGAGAAGCTGGCACAGCTCATCACCCGCACCCAGGCCATGTGCCGGGGTTACCTGATGAGGGTGGAGTTCAAGAAAATGATGGAGAGGAG GGAGTCCATCTTCTGCATCCAGTACAATGTCCGTTCATTCATGAATGTCAAACACTGGCCATGGATGAAGCTGTTCTTCAAGATCAAGCCCTTGCTGAAGAGTGCAGAGTCTGAGAAGGAAATGGCCAACATGAAACAAGAGTTTGAGAAAACCAAGGAAGAGCTTGCAAAGTCTGAGGCAAAGcggaaggagctggaggagaaaatggTGAAACTtgtgcaggagaaaaatgaccTGCAGCTCCAAGTGCAGGCT GAAGCTGATGGTTTGGCTGATGCTGAGGAAAGGTGTGACCAGCtcatcaaaaccaaaatccagCTGGAAGCCAAAATTAAGGAGCTGACAGAGAGAGcggaagaagaagaagagatgAATGCTGAGCTGACAGCCAAGAAGAGGAAACTGGAAGATGAATGTTCAGAGCTGAAGAAAGATATTGATGACCTTGAGCTAACACTAGCCaaggtggagaaggaaaaacacgCCACCGAAAACAAG GTGAAAAACCTGACGGAGGAGATGGCAGCCCTGGATGAGACCATCGCCAAGCtgacaaaagagaagaaagcccTCCAAGAGGCCCATCAGCAAACGCTGGATGACCTGCAGGCAGAAGAAGACAAAGTCAATACACTGACCAAGGCCAAGAccaagctggagcagcaagTGGACGAT CTGGAAGGGTCCCTGGAGCAAGAGAAGAAACTGCGCATGGACCTGGAGAGAGCTAAGAGGAAACTGGAAGGAGACCTGAAGCTGGCCCAGGACAGCATCATGGATTTGGAGAATGataagcagcagctggaggagaaactgaagaa GAAAGACTTTGAAATCAGCCAGATCCAGAGCAAAACTGAGGATGAACAAGCCCTGGGCATGCAACTTCAGAAGAAGATCAAGGAGCTGCAG GCCCGTattgaggagctggaggaggagattGAGGCAGAGCGAACCTCTCGCGCTAAAGCAGAGAAGCATCGGGCTGACCTGTcgagggagctggaggagatCAGCGAGCGCCTGGAAGAAGCAGGAGGGGCGACAGCAGCTCAGATTGAGATGAACAAGAAGCGCGAGGCAGAATTCCAGAAGATGCGCCGTGACCTGGAAGAGGCCACGCTGCAGCACGAAGCCACGGCTGCCGCCCTGCGCAAGAAGCACGCGGACAGCACCgctgagctgggggagcagaTCGACAACCTGCAACGCGTGaagcagaagctggagaaggagaagagtgAGCTGAAGATGGAGATTGATGACTTGGCCAGCAACATGGAGTCTGTCTCCAAAGCCAAG GCAAATCTGGAGAAGATGTGTCGCTCCCTAGAAGATCAGCTCAGTGAGATTAAGACAAaggaggaggaacagcagcGCATAATTAACGACCTTAGTACTCAGAGAGCTCGGCTACAAACAGAATCTG GTGAATATTCACGCCAGGTAGATGAGAAAGATGCTCTAATTTCTCAGCTGTCAAGAGGCAAACAGGCTTTTACCCAACAGATTGAGGAACTCAAAAGGCACTTAGAGGAAGAGATAAAG GCCAAGAACGCCCTGGCCCATGCCCTGCAGTCCGCTCGCCACGACTGTGACTTGCTCCGGGAACAAtatgaggaggagcaggaggccaAGGGGGAGCTGCAGCGCGCCCTGTCCAAGGCCAACAGCGAAGTGGCCCAGTGGAGAACCAAATACGAGACGGACGCGATTCAGCGCACGGAGGAGCTCGAGGAGGCCAA GAAGAAGCTGGCACAGCGCCTGCAGGATGCAGAGGAACATGTTGAGGCTGTCAATGCCAAATGTGCCTCcctggaaaagacaaagcagaggctgcagaatgAAGTGGAGGACCTGATGATTGACGTGGAGAGATCCAATGCTGCCTGCGCTGCTCTGGATAAGAAGCAGAAGAACTTTGACAAG ATCCTGGCAGAATGGAAGCAGAAGTATGAGGAAACgcaggctgagctggaggcCTCGCAGAAGGAGTCGCGCTCTCTGAGCACGGAGCTGTTCAAGATGAAGAATGCCTATGAGGAGTCCTTGGACCACCTGGAAACAATGAAGCGGGAGAACAAGAACCTGCAGC AGGAGATTTCCGACCTCACGGAGCAGATTGCTGAGGGAGGAAAGGCAATTCATGAGCTGGAGAAAGTCAAGAAGCAGATTGAGCAGGAGAAATCTGAAatccaggcagctctggaagaGGCTGAG GCCTCCCTGGAACATGAGGAGGGGAAGATCCTGCGCCTGCAGCTTGAGCTCAACCAAGTGAAGTCTGAGATTGACAGGAAGATAGCAGAGAAAGATGAGGAGATTGACCAGATGAAGAGAAACCACCTCAGAATTGTGGACTCCATGCAGAGCACGCTGGATGCTGAGATCAGGAGCAGGAATGAAGCCCTGAGGCTGAAGAAGAAGATGGAGGGAGACCTGAATGAAATAGAAATCCAGCTGAGCCATGCCAACCGCcaggctgcagaggcacagaagaACCTGAGAAACAGCCAGGGAGTCCTCAAG GACACTCAGATCCATCTGGATGATGCTCTCAGGACACAGGAGGACCTGAAGGAGCAGGTGGCCATGGTGGAGCGCAGGGCAAacctgctgcaggctgaagTTGAGGAGCTGcgggcagccctggagcagacAGAGCGGTCGAGAAAAGTGGCTGAGCAGGAATTAATGGACGCCAGTGAGCGTGTGCAGCTCCTCCATACCCAG AACACCAGCTTGATCAACACCAAGAAGAAGCTGGAAACAGACATTGCCCAGATCCAGGGTGAAATGGAGGATACCATCCAGGAAGCCCGCAATGCTGAGGAGAAGGCCAAGAAGGCCATCACAGAT GCGGCCATGATGGCAGAAGAGCTGAAGAAGGAGCAGGACACCAGTGCCCACCTGGAGAGGATGAAGAAGAACCTGGACCAGACGGTGAAGGACCTGCAGCACCGTCTGGAAGAGGCCGAGCAGCTGGCActgaagggagggaagaagcagaTCCAGAAGCTGGAGGCCAGG GTGCGGGAGCTGGAAGGGGAGGTTGATGCTGAGCAGAAGCGCAGCGCTGAAGCCGTGAAGGGTGTGCGCAAGTACGAGCGGAGGGTGAAGGAACTGACCTACCAG TCTgaggaagacaggaaaaatgttCTCAGGCTGCAGGATCTGGTGGACAAACTGCAAACTAAAGTGAAAGCTTACAAGAGACAAGCTGAGGAGGCT GAGGAGCTGTCCAACGTCAACCTGTCCAAGTTCCGCAAGATCCAGCACGAGCTGGAGGAAGCCGAGGAGCGGGCTGACATTGCAGAGTCACAGGTCAACAAGCTCCGAGCAAAGAGCCGGGAAATGGGCAAGAAGGCAGAAAGTGAAGAGTAA